In Apium graveolens cultivar Ventura unplaced genomic scaffold, ASM990537v1 ctg7748, whole genome shotgun sequence, one genomic interval encodes:
- the LOC141704345 gene encoding uncharacterized protein LOC141704345: protein MDLVRSRDGGGDSGSNLGRRVSREGQRSTNVYFRVGTLNVGSLTGKFLELVDMLKKKKVDVICIQETKWKGSSTKEANGFKLWYSGVSNTRNGVGILISSLLKENIVEVSRVSDRIMKIKLVVNEEIVNFVSVYAPHVGLSELARKIF, encoded by the coding sequence ATGGATTTGGTAAGAAGTAGGGATGGTGGTGGTGATAGTGGTAGTAATTTAGGGAGAAGAGTTTCTCGGGAGGGGCAAAGGTCAACTAATGTCTATTTTCGAGTAGGTACGCTGAATGTAGGTTCTCTGACCGGGAAATTTTTAGAACTTGTGGATATGTTAAAGAAAAAAAAGGTAGATGTGATTTGCATTCAGGAAACTAAGTGGAAGGGTAGTAGTACTAAGGAAGCTAACGGGTTTAAATTGTGGTATTCAGGGGTTAGTAATACAAGGAATGGTGTGGGTATTTTGATAAGTTCTCTCTTGAAGGAGAATATAGTAGAAGTGAGTAGAGTCAGTGATAGGATTATGAAGATTAAACTCGTAGTTAATGAAGAGATCGTTAATTTTGTAAGTGTGTATGCACCCCATGTTGGTTTGAGTGAGTTAGCGAGAAAGATTTTTTGA